Proteins from a genomic interval of Cucumis melo cultivar AY chromosome 7, USDA_Cmelo_AY_1.0, whole genome shotgun sequence:
- the LOC103493835 gene encoding cysteine protease XCP2: protein MALSKLLPLAMCMSLFVVTSFGKDFSIVGYLPEDLTSMDKLIELFEEWISNHGKIYETIEEKWHRFEVFKDNLKHIDETNKKVSSYWLGLNEFADLTHQEFKNMYLGLKVESSRTRQSPEEFTYKDVDLPKSVDWRKKGAVTRVKNQGSCGSCWAFSTVAAVEGINKIVGGNLTSLSEQELIDCDRPYNNGCHGGLMDYAFSFIVSSGGLHKEEDYPYLEEESTCDNKKGELEVVTISGYKDVPENNEASLIKALAHQPVSVAIEASGRDFQFYSGGVFDGPCGTQLDHGVTAVGYGSSKGVDYIIVKNSWGPKWGEKGYIRMKRNTGKPAGLCGINKMASYPTKSK from the exons ATGGCTCTGTCTAAGTTACTGCCTCTAGCTATGTGCATGTCCCTTTTTGTCGTAACAAGTTTTGGGAAGGACTTTTCTATTGTGGGTTACTTGCCAGAGGACTTAACTTCAATGGATAAACTAATTGAGCTATTCGAAGAATGGATATCAAACCATGGAAAGATTTATGAGACTATCGAAGAAAAGTGGCACAGATTTGAGGTGTTTAAAGACAACTTGAAGCACATTGAcgaaacaaacaaaaaagtgAGTAGTTATTGGCTTGGACTTAATGAGTTTGCTGATTTGACCCACCAAGAGTTTAAAAATATGTACCTTGGTCTAAAAGTTGAGTCCTCTCGAACAAGGCAATCCCCAGAAGAGTTCACCTACAAGGATGTAGATTTGCCCAAGTCGGTGGATTGGAGAAAGAAAGGAGCTGTCACTCGTGTCAAGAACCAAGGTTCATGTG GTAGCTGCTGGGCATTTTCCACCGTTGCTGCAGTTGAGGGGATAAATAAGATTGTTGGTGGAAATTTGACTTCGTTATCAGAGCAGGAACTAATTGATTGCGATAGACCTTATAACAATGGATGCCATGGGGGCCTCATGGATTACGCATTTTCTTTTATTGTGTCTAGTGGTGGACTTCACAAGGAAGAAGACTACCCTTATCTTGAGGAGGAAAGCACTTGCGATAACAAAAAG GGGGAATTGGAGGTAGTGACAATCTCTGGCTATAAAGACGTACCGGAGAACAACGAGGCCAGCCTCATAAAGGCTTTGGCACACCAGCCGGTCAGCGTGGCCATAGAAGCTTCAGGAAGAGATTTCCAATTCTACAGCGGG GGCGTTTTTGATGGACCCTGTGGAACCCAGCTTGATCATGGAGTCACAGCCGTTGGATATGGATCGTCAAAGGGAGTGGACTACATCATTGTGAAGAACTCATGGGGACCCAAATGGGGGGAGAAAGGATACATAAGAATGAAGAGGAACACTGGGAAGCCTGCAGGGCTCTGTGGAATCAATAAAATGGCTTCCTATCCTACTAAATCTAAGTGA
- the LOC103493836 gene encoding protein CUP-SHAPED COTYLEDON 3-like codes for MLAMEQILSELNGEELNEQGLPPGFRFHPTDEELITFYLASKVFKGSFCGVEIAEVDLNRCEPWELPDVAKMGEREWYFYSLRDRKYPTGLRTNRATGAGYWKATGKDREVYSASNGSLLGMKKTLVFYKGRAPRGEKTKWVMHEYRLDGDFSYRHACKEEWVICRIFHKNGEKKNSMFQCQTYLLESALSSSTTSNSLPPLLETNPTTTLVECQSQAAMQLQLQAFQNPFQIRQPPENDLKRFMSSVMSQSNLLSSSEQLHKSPTSINPIITNAANNNNNMYAPSPSTLFKSLLSHQDSTVLLKQQQQQQQQFNKAADSPSFTTHNFEAAEAEANSNLMDIKKMMVPNGSPCSYHQHPLFFETECNSPPTLPAHVSLHDISTSISFNRPSYQTMLDPRINILHAHGESWPLDA; via the exons ATGTTGGCAATGGAGCAAATTTTATCTGAACTGAATGGCGAGGAGTTAAACGAGCAGGGTTTGCCTCCAGGTTTCAGGTTTCACCCAACTGACGAGGAACTtatcacattttatttggctTCGAAGGTTTTCAAGGGCAGCTTCTGCGGTGTGGAGATAGCTGAGGTAGATCTTAATCGATGTGAACCATGGGAACTTCCAG ATGTTGCAAAGATGGGGGAAAGAGAATGGTACTTCTACAGTTTACGGGACCGGAAGTACCCAACAGGGTTAAGGACAAATAGGGCAACCGGAGCTGGTTACTGGAAAGCCACCGGAAAAGACAGAGAGGTTTACAGTGCATCAAATGGATCTTTACTTGGGATGAAGAAGACGCTCGTGTTTTACAAAGGCAGAGCTCCACGTGGAGAGAAAACCAAGTGGGTGATGCATGAGTACCGCTTAGACGGCGATTTCTCTTACCGCCATGCCTGCAAG GAAGAATGGGTTATTTGCAGAATATTTCACAAGAACGGCGAGAAAAAGAATTCAATGTTCCAATGTCAGACTTATCTTCTGGAGTCGGCGTTATCATCGTCCACAACCTCCAACTCGTTGCCTCCGTTATTGGAGACGAACCCAACAACAACATTGGTAGAGTGTCAATCTCAAGCCGCAATGCAATTGCAATTGCAGGCTTTCCAAAACCCTTTTCAGATTCGGCAGCCTCCTGAAAACGACCTGAAGAGGTTTATGAGCTCAGTGATGTCCCAATCCAACCTCCTTTCCTCGAGCGAGCAGCTACACAAATCCCCCACCTCAATCAACCCCATTATTACGAATGCTgccaacaacaacaataacatgTATGCTCCGTCGCCATCCACTCTCTTCAAGTCTCTCCTCTCACATCAAGATTCCACAGTACTACTaaagcagcagcagcagcagcagcaacaGTTCAACAAAGCAGCGGACTCACCCAGCTTTACAACCCATAATTTCGAGGCCGCTGAAGCAGAGGCCAACTCAAACTTGATGGATATCAAGAAGATGATGGTGCCAAATGGTTCTCCTTGTTCTTACCATCAACATCCCTTGTTTTTTGAAACAGAATGCAATTCACCACCAACTCTGCCTGCCCACGTGTCTCTTCATGACATATCAACTTCAATCTCCTTCAACAGGCCCTCCTATCAAACTATGTTAGATCCTCGCATCAACATCCTCCATGCTCATGGAGAATCTTGGCCTTTAGATGCTTAA
- the LOC103493839 gene encoding protein PLASTID MOVEMENT IMPAIRED 1, which produces MATDQNTTQRRDSNTQLLDELEALSQSLYQTHISTTRRTASLALPRSSLPSIPSAEDVGIVKTDDKFNKPRSRRMSLSPWRSRPKLDDEDKSQTERNRLSSSQPEPRKLDDATPEKKGIWNWKPIRALTHIGMQKVSCLFSVEVVTVQGLPASMNGLRLSVCVRKKETKDGAVNTMPSRVSQGAADFEETLFLKCHVYCTPGNGKPLKFEPRPFWIYAFAVDAQELDFGRSPVDLSKLIEESIEKSYEGTRVRQWDFSFNLAGKAKGGELVVKLGFQIMEKDGGIGIYNQAQAKESKSGKNFGRKQSKTSFSVLSPRLTSQSEAWTPSQTRASTDLPGMDDLNLDEPAPLPSTSPSIQKSEEPKIEELDLPDFEVVDKGVEIQEKQEEVEKEESEKSVEEKSTSSEVVKEVVLDQAHLNRLSELDSIAQQIKALESMMEDENIGKNDEESDSQRLDADEENVTREFLQMLEEEEGTASFNNNSKLSYPEIPPLQLEETEDSSQTESKSYISDLGKGLGCVVQTRDGGYLAAMNPLNIQVSKKDIPKLAMQISKPFILASTQSLSGFELFQRMACSGVEELSSKVVALMSSDELMGKTAEQIAFEGIASAIIQGRNKEGASSTAARAIAAVKAMATALSTGRKERISTGIWNLNEIPLTIEEILAFSMQKLEEMSVEALKIQAEMAEEEAPFDVSALNVKTGGKDQNQIHPLDTAVPFEDWMKKLNFSGYGSKKEEEGVTVGVVVQLRDPLRRYESVGGPLVGLIHATEVEMEEKTSKYEEERRFKVKSMHVGGLKVRGGGKRNAWDGEKQRLTAMQWLVAYGIGKAAKKGRHLASKGPDLLWSLSSRVMADMWLKPIRNPDVKFAN; this is translated from the coding sequence ATGGCTACTGATCAGAACACGACACAAAGAAGGGATTCCAATACCCAGCTTCTCGATGAGCTCGAGGCTCTGAGCCAATCGCTCTACCAAACCCATATCTCCACTACTCGGAGAACGGCCTCGCTTGCTCTTCCTCGGAGCTCTCTTCCTTCTATTCCCTCTGCTGAAGATGTGGGTATCGTCAAAACTGATGACAAATTCAACAAGCCGAGGTCGCGGCGGATGTCTCTGTCGCCGTGGCGTTCTCGTCCCAAGCTCGACGATGAGGATAAATCGCAAACGGAACGAAACAGATTATCTTCGAGTCAGCCGGAGCCGAGGAAGTTGGATGATGCGACGCCGGAGAAGAAGGGAATTTGGAATTGGAAGCCGATTCGAGCTCTAACCCACATCGGAATGCAGAAGGTGAGTTGCTTGTTCTCTGTTGAAGTTGTTACCGTTCAGGGACTTCCCGCCTCCATGAATGGGCTTCGACTTTCCGTTTGTGTAAGGAAGAAAGAGACCAAAGATGGAGCTGTCAACACAATGCCGTCTAGAGTTTCTCAAGGCGCAGCGGATTTCGAAGAGACGTTGTTCCTCAAATGCCATGTTTATTGCACTCCTGGAAACGGAAAGCCTCTGAAGTTCGAGCCTCGTCCGTTTTGGATTTATGCCTTTGCTGTAGATGCTCAAGAGCTTGATTTCGGGAGAAGTCCAGTGGATTTGAGTAAACTGATTGAAGAATCCATAGAGAAGAGTTACGAAGGAACGCGAGTTCGACAGTGGGACTTTAGCTTCAATCTGGCGGGAAAGGCCAAAGGGGGAGAACTCGTAGTCAAATTAGGATTTCAGATTATGGAGAAAGACGGAGGTATTGGAATTTACAATCAAGCACAGGCAAAGGAATCGAAATCGGGAAAAAATTTCGGCAGAAAGCAATCGAAGACGTCATTCAGTGTTCTTAGTCCGAGATTAACCAGTCAAAGTGAAGCTTGGACTCCATCTCAAACAAGAGCTTCGACGGATCTTCCAGGAATGGATGACCTCAACTTAGATGAACCAGCACCATTACCGTCAACCTCGCCGTCTATTCAAAAATCAGAAGAACCAAAGATTGAAGAGCTCGATCTTCCAGACTTCGAAGTTGTGGACAAAGGAGTAGAGATTCAGGAAAAACAGGAAGAAGttgaaaaagaagaatctgAAAAATCAGTGGAAGAAAAGTCGACTTCAAGCGAGGTAGTCAAGGAGGTTGTACTCGATCAAGCTCATTTGAATCGATTATCAGAACTCGATTCGATTGCACAACAAATCAAAGCTCTGGAGTCAATGATGGAAGATGAAAACATTGGGAAAAACGATGAAGAGTCCGATTCGCAGAGGCTTGATGCCGATGAAGAAAACGTAACTCGAGAATTTCTTCAAATGCTCGAGGAAGAAGAGGGTACTGCCTCATTCAACAATAACAGTAAACTAAGTTACCCTGAAATTCCTCCTCTCCAACTCGAAGAAACAGAGGACTCTTCGCAGACCGAATCCAAATCATACATTTCAGATCTTGGGAAGGGGTTAGGCTGCGTAGTTCAAACCAGAGACGGAGGGTACTTGGCCGCCATGAATCCCCTAAACATCCAAGTTTCAAAGAAGGACATTCCAAAACTGGCGATGCAGATATCGAAACCATTCATTTTAGCCTCCACACAGTCGCTGAGTGGGTTTGAATTGTTTCAAAGAATGGCTTGCAGTGGAGTAGAGGAACTAAGCTCAAAAGTAGTAGCATTAATGTCTTCAGATGAACTCATGGGGAAAACAGCAGAACAAATTGCATTTGAAGGAATTGCCTCAGCAATCATTCAAGGAAGAAATAAAGAAGGAGCAAGCTCCACGGCGGCGCGCGCCATTGCTGCTGTAAAAGCAATGGCGACCGCATTGAGCACAGGAAGGAAAGAGAGGATTTCGACAGGAATTTGGAACTTGAACGAAATCCCTCTGACCATTGAAGAGATTCTAGCATTTTCAATGCAGAAGCTGGAAGAAATGAGCGTAGAAGCTTTGAAAATCCAGGCCGAAATGGCGGAGGAAGAAGCCCCATTTGACGTCTCTGCTCTGAATGTGAAAACTGGGGGAAAGGATCAAAATCAAATCCACCCATTGGACACAGCAGTTCCATTTGAAGATTGGATGAAGAAATTGAACTTCAGTGGGTATGGAAgcaaaaaggaagaagaaggggTGACAGTGGGGGTGGTGGTGCAGCTAAGAGATCCATTAAGGAGATACGAATCAGTGGGAGGTCCATTGGTAGGTCTGATCCATGCAACAGAAGTAGAAATGGAAGAGAAAACAAGCAAATACGAAGAGGAAAGAAGATTCAAGGTGAAGAGCATGCATGTGGGAGGGTTGAAGGTGAGGGGCGGAGGGAAGAGAAACGCATGGGACGGTGAAAAACAGAGGCTAACGGCGATGCAGTGGCTGGTGGCGTACGGGATTGGGAAGGCAGCGAAGAAAGGAAGACATTTGGCATCAAAGGGACCAGATTTGTTGTGGAGCTTATCGTCCAGAGTAATGGCAGACATGTGGCTCAAACCCATACGAAACCCAGATGTTAAGTTCGCTAATTAG